One genomic region from Roseofilum casamattae BLCC-M143 encodes:
- a CDS encoding DUF4277 domain-containing protein, whose translation MSVEISNIDHLGLVAGIIDSIGMEGKINEILGEQRGEKISAGQVVKGMILNGLGLVSSPLYLFSKFFQGKAIEHLIGPGAKAEYFN comes from the coding sequence ATGTCAGTAGAAATAAGTAATATAGACCATTTAGGATTGGTAGCAGGCATCATTGATTCTATTGGAATGGAAGGAAAAATTAATGAAATCCTAGGTGAGCAAAGAGGGGAAAAAATCAGTGCCGGTCAAGTAGTCAAAGGGATGATCTTAAATGGACTAGGATTAGTGTCATCTCCTTTATATTTATTTAGCAAGTTCTTTCAAGGAAAAGCCATAGAGCATTTAATTGGGCCCGGAGCCAAAGCCGAATATTTCAATG